From the Oryza glaberrima chromosome 5, OglaRS2, whole genome shotgun sequence genome, one window contains:
- the LOC127772574 gene encoding NADH dehydrogenase [ubiquinone] flavoprotein 2, mitochondrial, whose protein sequence is MLPPAARLAARRLLGLATSSASESAAARRLSRSPISYAAAGCSSRLFSTALNYHLDSPENNPDMPWEFTEANMKKVNEILSHYPSNYKQSGIIPMLDLAQQQHGGWVPVAAMNAIAKIVEVAPIRVYEVATFYTMFNRTKVGKYHLLVCGTTPCMIRGSREIEEALLEHLGVKRNEVTSDGLFSVGEMECMGCCVNAPMIAVADYSKGSEGYTYNYYEDLTPKRVVEIVEMLKRGETPPRGTQHPERKNCGPAGGNTTLHGEPKPPPCRDLDAC, encoded by the exons atgctgccgccggccgcccgcctcgcggCCCGCCGCCTCCTAGGGCTCgcgacctcctccgcctcggaATCGGCCGCGGCGCGACGCCTGTCCCGTTCTCCG ATCTCCTACGCCGCCGCGGGCTGCTCCTCCAGGCTGTTCTCCACGGCGCTTAACTAC CACCTCGATTCGCCGGAAAACAACCCCGACATGCCGTGGGAGTTCACGGAGGCCAACATGAAGAAG GTTAATGAGATATTGTCTCACTATCCAAGCAACTACAAGCAGTCTGGTATTATTCCAATGCTTGATCTTGCCCAGCAGCAGCATGGTGGATGGGTGCCAGTTGCAGCAATGAATGCT ATTGCTAAGATCGTTGAAGTTGCACCAATCAGAGTATATGAAGTTGCTACATTTTACACAATGTTTAACCGGACTAAG GTGGGTAAATATCACCTTTTGGTGTGTGGAACCACACCTTGCATGATTCGTGGTTCACGTGAAATTGAAGAAGCCTTGTTAGAACATCTTGGAGTTAAACGGAATG AGGTGACCAGTGATGGTTTATTTTCTGTTGGAGAAATGGAGTGCATG GGCTGCTGTGTGAATGCTCCCATGATTGCTGTGGCCGATTATTCTAAAGGTTCAGAGGGTTACACATACAACTATTAT GAGGACCTCACTCCTAAACGAGTTGTTGAGATCGTCGAGATGCTGAAAAGAGGAGAAACCCCTCCT CGCGGCACACAACACCCAGAGCGGAAAAACTGTGGCCCTGCTGGAGGGAATACCACCTTGCACGGTGAGCCGAAACCTCCTCCGTGCAGGGATCTAGATGCTTGCTAG
- the LOC127773754 gene encoding uncharacterized protein LOC127773754 has protein sequence MARSTSLTEAEAGITCFASSLPGFRGVLKHRYSDFIVHEVARDGSVARLTSFDLPDECVDVSEEDKAAPSADADHSQALESFRALCGDADCDALKGLLEKASAGAEADVSPVILSPDADKAHRSEVHNFFKRSFKFLVTDTVEHNDGVQRCIRVRLGSGARGGRGGGGRSGGGRGRKRKNMGGSDWRDDRPFDSRGSTSWPNHVGKFLRFHLCKENKDTQEALGVIGKMLGLQSRSFGFAGTKDKRAVTTQQVTVFKISANRLAALNNRLFGIKVGNFSYVKEGLVLGQLMGNRFTITLRGVVAESEDIIKASVEGLGKNGFINYYGLQRFGSGSVPTHLVGAALLRGEWRSSVNLILDPREGERDDIREMREHYKEHGDIDMALRNFPRHLVAEKAILQCLKKCPGNYLQALKSIPRTLRMMYVHSYQSYLWNHAASARVEKYGISQAVEGDLVYSKEAPPGEATSVDTSEPCDDQINSSDIDLCSETLPEETIQSVKIVDSEDLLKGVYSFEDVVLPLPGSQALFPGNGIADIYHELAKKDGISLTENAHGVKEFSITSMKGGYRRVFQRPIDFEWELMTYTDDTASLAETDLDVLSRNKPTKAKEVNETISSAISNAQSHDSKVAGPLDSSMPGSETGLVEEKSVGSSDMLARKLAIKLAFTLPASSYATMAIRELLKTSTSVTYQKTLDC, from the exons ATGGCGCGCTCGACCTCCCTcaccgaggcggaggcggggatcacctgcttcgcctcctccctcccgggcTTCCGCGGCGTCCTCAAGCACCGCTACTCCGACTTCATCGTCCACGAGGTCGCCCGCGACGGCTCCGTCGCCCGCCTCACCTCCTTCGATCTCCCCGACGAG TGCGTGGATGTGAGTGAGGAGGACAAGGCGGCGCCATCCGCCGACGCGGACCACTCGCAGGCCCTCGAGTCGTTCCGTGCGCTCTGTGGCGATGCGGATTGCGACGCGTTGAAGGGGCTCCTCGAGAAGGCGTCCGCGGGGGCTGAGGCTGATGTATCGCCGGTTATTCTCTCGCCGGACGCCGATAAGGCTCATCGATCG GAGGTGCATAATTTCTTCAAGAGGAGCTTCAAGTTTTTGGTCACCGACACGGTCGAACACAATGATGGAGTTCAGAGATGCATTAGGGTGCGGCTGGGATCAGGAGCTAGGGGAGGGCGGGGTGGCGGTGGGAGAAGTGGTGGTGGGAGgggaaggaagaggaagaacatGGGTGGTTCTGATTGGAGAGATGACAGGCCATTTGATAGCAGAGGATCAACTAGCTGGCCAAATCATGTTGGGAAGTTCCTAAG GTTTCACCTTTGCAAAGAGAACAAGGACACACAAGAAGCGTTAGGAGTAATTGGGAAAATGTTAGGACTTCAG TCACGTTCATTCGGGTTTGCAGGGACAAAAGATAAACGTGCTGTTACAACACAACAG GTGACTGTTTTCAAGATATCAGCCAACAGATTGGCTGCACTTAATAATCGACTATTTGGAATTAAAGTTGGAAACTTTAG TTATGTGAAGGAGGGACTTGTTCTTGGTCAACTAATGGGAAATCGATTTACAATTACTCTGAG GGGTGTTGTTGCAGAATCAGAAGACATAATAAAGGCTTCTGTGGAGGGCTTAGGAAAGAATGGATTTATCAACTACTATGGGTTGCAG CGTTTTGGAAGTGGTTCAGTACCTACTCACCTTGTTGGAGCTGCTTTGCTTAGAGGAGAGTGGAGAAGTTCTGTAAATTTGATTCTTGATCCAAGGGAAGGAG AGAGAGATGACATAAGGGAGATGCGTGAACATTACAAGGAGCATGGTGATATTGATATGGCACTAAGGAACTTCCCTCGACATCTTGTAGCCGAGAAGGCTATT CTTCAATGTTTGAAGAAATGCCCTGGTAACTATCTGCAAGCATTAAAGAGTATACCAAGAACATTACGAATGAT GTACGTTCATAGTTACCAAAGTTACCTCTGGAACCATGCTGCCAGTGCCAGAGTTGAAAAATATG GCATTTCGCAGGCTGTAGAAGGTGACTTAGTTTATAGCAAAGAGGCCCCTCCTGGAGAAGCAACTTCAGTTGATACTTCAGAACCTTGCGATGACCAAATAAATTCATCTGATATTGATCTATGTTCTGAGACACTTCCAGAAGAAACAATCCAGTCTGTGAAG ATAGTTGATTCTGAAGATTTATTGAAGGGTGTCTACTCATTTGAAGATGTTGTCCTTCCTTTGCCTGG TTCGCAAGCATTATTTCCTGGAAACGGAATTGCTGACATTTATCATGAATTGGCTAAAAAG GATGGCATTAGCTTGACAGAGAATGCACATGGTGTCAA GGAGTTTTCAATTACAAGCATGAAAGGAGGTTATCGGCGGGTGTTCCAGCGGCCTATTGATTTTGAGTG GGAACTCATGACTTATACAGATGACACGGCATCTTTAGCAGAAACTGATTTGGATGTTCTGTCCAGAAACAAACCTACAAAAGCCAAGGAAGTAAATGAGACTATATCTAGCGCGATTTCAAATGCTCAATCACATGATTCCAAGGTGGCAGGACCATTGGATAGCTCTATGCCAGGTAGTGAAACTGGCTTAGTAGAGGAAAAGTCTGTCGGTAGCTCAGATATGTTAGCAAGGAAATTGGCCATAAAATTAGCATTTACTCTACCAGCATCCTCCTATGCTACAATGGCTATTAGGGAGTTGCTGAAGACTTCAACCTCG GTCACGTATCAGAAAACACTCGATTGTTAA
- the LOC127773755 gene encoding protein tesmin/TSO1-like CXC 3 isoform X1, protein MEATPISVKPPSPVAAAPPPPPVQVPVPPPPPPPLPPAVAAVEPLPPQPVAVVVAEAEPCSMNQLALTPTPKRQKVEESADGNGCKHCACKKSRCLKLYCPCFAGGGYCSEKCGCQPCFNKALYAETVQTTRKVLLSRQKRMSLKINRRSEANAEAVEDAHHSSSSTPPRRGCNCKKSSCLKKYCDCYQDGTGCSLFCRCEDCRNPFGKNEGIMAEESKRFLYTGADLDHSEDEQDFIVERSPRLQSPISKESSFQQTPPHIRATNRDTHMFPQAISQWQPRSWHCSKRQSNDRVIDDSGEYKNSNHDWQFAKPEDSYSISRCVQILNGMAELSQVEKSVAPDVFLQAGNREIFISLNGDVRALWLKRKIQNLT, encoded by the exons ATGGAGGCCACCCCGATCTCCGTCAAGCCGCCgtctccggtggcggcggcgccaccgccgccgccggtgcaggTGCCGGTCCCGccccctccgcccccgccgctaccaccggcggtggccgccgtggAGCCCCTGCCCCCGCAGCcggtggccgtggtggtggcAGAGGCGGAGCCCTGTAGCATGAACCAGCTGGCGCTCACTCCCACCCCCAAGCG GCAGAAGGTGGAGGAGAGCGCGGATGGGAACGGGTGCAAGCATTGCGCCTGCAAGAAGTCGAGATGCTTGAAGCT CTATTGCCCATGCTTTGCTGGTGGAGGTTATTGTTCTGAAAAGTGTGGATGCCAACCATGCTTCAACAAGGCCTTATATGCAGAAACAGTTCAGACCACTCGCAAGGTGCTTCTTTCACGGCAGAAACGGATGTCACTGAAAATTAATCGAAGATCTGAGGCAAATGCAGAAGCTGTG GAAGATGCTCAtcattcttcttcttcaactccgCCTAGGCGAGGTTGCAATTGCAAGAAATCAAGTTGCCTAAAGAAATACTGTGATTGCTACCAG GATGGGACTGGTTGCTCTTTGTTTTGCCGATGTGAGGACTGCAGGAATCCTTTCGGGAAAAATG AAGGCATAATGGCAGAAGAAAGTAAGCGCTTTTTATACACTGGCGCAGACCTGGACCACAGTGAGGATGAACAAGACTTTATCGTGGAACGTTCACCTCGCCTGCAGTCACCAATCTCAAAAGAGTCCTCCTTCCAGCAAACTCCCCCGCATATCAGAGCCACGAACAGAGATACACACATGTTCCCGCAGGCGATATCGCAGTGGCAGCCCCGCTCATGGCATTGCTCCAAGAGGCAGAGCAACGACCGGGTGATCGACGACTCAGGGGAGTACAAGAACTCGAATCACGACTGGCAGTTTGCCAAGCCAGAGGACAGCTACAGCATATCGAGATGCGTCCAGATCCTCAACGGCATGGCCGAGCTATCTCAGGTGGAGAAATCGGTTGCCCCCGATGTGTTCCTCCAGGCGGGGAACCGGGAAATATTCATCTCGCTTAACGGTGACGTCCGGGCCCTGTGGCTGAAACGCAAGATCCAGAACCTGACTTAG
- the LOC127773755 gene encoding protein tesmin/TSO1-like CXC 3 isoform X2, translated as MEATPISVKPPSPVAAAPPPPPVQVPVPPPPPPPLPPAVAAVEPLPPQPVAVVVAEAEPCSMNQLALTPTPKRQKVEESADGNGCKHCACKKSRCLKLYCPCFAGGGYCSEKCGCQPCFNKALYAETVQTTRKVLLSRQKRMSLKINRRSEANAEAEDAHHSSSSTPPRRGCNCKKSSCLKKYCDCYQDGTGCSLFCRCEDCRNPFGKNEGIMAEESKRFLYTGADLDHSEDEQDFIVERSPRLQSPISKESSFQQTPPHIRATNRDTHMFPQAISQWQPRSWHCSKRQSNDRVIDDSGEYKNSNHDWQFAKPEDSYSISRCVQILNGMAELSQVEKSVAPDVFLQAGNREIFISLNGDVRALWLKRKIQNLT; from the exons ATGGAGGCCACCCCGATCTCCGTCAAGCCGCCgtctccggtggcggcggcgccaccgccgccgccggtgcaggTGCCGGTCCCGccccctccgcccccgccgctaccaccggcggtggccgccgtggAGCCCCTGCCCCCGCAGCcggtggccgtggtggtggcAGAGGCGGAGCCCTGTAGCATGAACCAGCTGGCGCTCACTCCCACCCCCAAGCG GCAGAAGGTGGAGGAGAGCGCGGATGGGAACGGGTGCAAGCATTGCGCCTGCAAGAAGTCGAGATGCTTGAAGCT CTATTGCCCATGCTTTGCTGGTGGAGGTTATTGTTCTGAAAAGTGTGGATGCCAACCATGCTTCAACAAGGCCTTATATGCAGAAACAGTTCAGACCACTCGCAAGGTGCTTCTTTCACGGCAGAAACGGATGTCACTGAAAATTAATCGAAGATCTGAGGCAAATGCAGAAGCT GAAGATGCTCAtcattcttcttcttcaactccgCCTAGGCGAGGTTGCAATTGCAAGAAATCAAGTTGCCTAAAGAAATACTGTGATTGCTACCAG GATGGGACTGGTTGCTCTTTGTTTTGCCGATGTGAGGACTGCAGGAATCCTTTCGGGAAAAATG AAGGCATAATGGCAGAAGAAAGTAAGCGCTTTTTATACACTGGCGCAGACCTGGACCACAGTGAGGATGAACAAGACTTTATCGTGGAACGTTCACCTCGCCTGCAGTCACCAATCTCAAAAGAGTCCTCCTTCCAGCAAACTCCCCCGCATATCAGAGCCACGAACAGAGATACACACATGTTCCCGCAGGCGATATCGCAGTGGCAGCCCCGCTCATGGCATTGCTCCAAGAGGCAGAGCAACGACCGGGTGATCGACGACTCAGGGGAGTACAAGAACTCGAATCACGACTGGCAGTTTGCCAAGCCAGAGGACAGCTACAGCATATCGAGATGCGTCCAGATCCTCAACGGCATGGCCGAGCTATCTCAGGTGGAGAAATCGGTTGCCCCCGATGTGTTCCTCCAGGCGGGGAACCGGGAAATATTCATCTCGCTTAACGGTGACGTCCGGGCCCTGTGGCTGAAACGCAAGATCCAGAACCTGACTTAG
- the LOC127774456 gene encoding signal recognition particle 54 kDa protein 2-like has product MVLAQLGGSISRALAQMSNATVIDDKAFADCLHEIARALLQSDVQIRMVSDMRANIRRAVNLDALPAGTNKRRIIQQAVFAELCNMLDPGKPSFTPTKGKPSVVMFVGLQGSGKTTTCTKYAHYHQLKGFKPSLVCADTFRAGAFDQLKQNATKAKIPYYGSYMESDPVKIAVEGVERFRKEKSDLIIVDTSGRHKQEAALFEEMRQVAEATKPDLVIFVMDGSIGQAAFDQAQAFKQSASVGAVIVTKLDGHAKGGGALSAVAATKSPVVFIGTGEHMQDFEVFDVKPFVSRLLGMGDLSGLVNKIKDAMPADQQPELMQRLIEGTFTLRVFYELFQNLLNMGPIGQVLSMIPGFRSELMPKGHDKESQAKIKRYMTIMDSMTNAELDSTNPKLMSESRIKRVARGSGRTMKDVTDMLEEYKRIAKVCSKLKKKLPKNMDRNVMNNKDTLNTINNLIPKQLLNQIGGVNPLQSIMKQMGLKT; this is encoded by the exons ATGGTGCTCGCGCAGCTGGGCGGGAGCATCTCCCGCGCGCTGGCGCAGATGAGCAACGCGACGGTGATCGACGACAAGGCGTTCGCCGACTGCCTCCACGagatcgcgcgcgcgctccTGCAGTCCGACGTGCAGATCAGGATGGTCTCCGACATGCGCGCCAACATCCGGAGGGCCGTCAACCTCGACGCCCTCCCCGCCGGCACCAACAAGCGCCGCATCATACAGCAG GCCGTCTTCGCGGAGCTCTGCAACATGCTTGATCCGGGGAAGCCGTCCTTCACCCCCACCAAGGGGAAGCCCAGTGTGGTCATGTTCGTCGGCTTGCAAG GTTCTGGGAAAACCACTACCTGTACCAAATATGCTCACTATCATCAGCTGAAGGGCTTTAAACCTTCATTGGTTTGTGCTGATACATTCAGAGCTGGTGCCTTTGATCAGTTAAAACAGAATGCTACAAAGGCCAAGATTCCTTACTATGGAAG CTACATGGAATCAGACCCAGTGAAAATTGCTGTTGAGGGTGTGGAGAGGTTCAGGAAGGAGAAGTCTGATCTCATCATTGTTGATACTAGCGGGCGCCACAAGCAAGAGGCTGCACTCTTCGAAGAAATGCGTCAAGTTGCAGAAGCAACG AAACCTGACCTTGTGATATTCGTGATGGATGGTAGCATTGGTCAGGCAGCGTTTGATCAGGCGCAAGCATTTAAACAGAGTGCTTCTGTTGGTGCTGTGATTGTTACGAAATTGGATGGTCATGCCAAAGGAGGCGGTGCACTTAGCGC ggTTGCAGCTACAAAGAGCCCTGTTGTATTTATTGGAACTGGAGAACACATGCAGGATTTTGAGGTTTTCGATGTGAAACCATTTGTTAGTCGTCTGTTAG GAATGGGAGACTTGTCTGGCTTAGTGAACAAGATCAAAGATGCTATGCCTGCTGATCAACAACCTGAGCTTATGCAGAGACTGATAGAAGGAACCTTTACTCTCAGAGTATTCTACGAGCTGTTCCAGAATCTTCTTAACATGGGTCCTATTGGACAG GTTTTATCTATGATACCTGGATTTAGGTCTGAACTGATGCCAAAAGGACATGACAAGGAAAGCCAAGCAAAGATTAAGCGGTACATGACTATTATGGATTCTATGACAAATGCAG AGCTTGATAGCACAAACCCAAAGCTGATGAGTGAATCACGAATTAAACGGGTCGCTCGAGGATCTGGCAGGACCATGAAAGATGTGACCGACATGCTGGAAGAGTACAAGAGAATCGCCAAGGTGTGTagcaagttgaagaagaagttGCCCAAGAATATGGACAGGAATGTTATGAACAACAAGGACACGCTGAACACCATTAACAATCTCATCCCTAAGCAATTGTTGAATCAGATCGGTGGTGTTAATCCGTTGCAGAGCATCATGAAGCAAATGGGCTTAAAGACATGA